From Ptychodera flava strain L36383 chromosome 2, AS_Pfla_20210202, whole genome shotgun sequence, the proteins below share one genomic window:
- the LOC139117379 gene encoding uncharacterized protein has translation MAAGLKYSTLCLVASAVHIFLHTTNILAQRNTILSRCENLTSSCDDLEEDTCVYTFLLPRDEQKGCIGFRRSVIILRQQDKEITALKEKAENCLATLVDHESKLADLVEFKDLTEYQDRKQFRRLQRQQERWEEDLIRQQYIIETHKRDIEHLSLEKVRQQNELDRQNKRIEALEQILSSLQGLGTGSGVLVPNVAMETQSQQTPTVSPEYVDQTDFTESVFNLTVHDPIRSIIMFEINCVSYIAYVTANGTDIMVFENYTATPYQHISAEPGDITYNGLTFFKMEDQYFLTVTNCRLGNHCIYRWENGTFEEFQVIFLSGIHSWGIHYFHTLTSQGRKHFLVLPSFSKYDTRLYSYKHDIDSVIFVWNGERFVTFQTIPTSGARSVASVAIGNYVYICFANSFSGKVWPRYKVYSEIYKIAVNGLSFARHQLLELPGASAMAVAFHFGGETYLVDVMWQGVYGGLSTDTPIYIWDEDSAQFVQHQTIQTLNARMLCPFIVKNQLYFVVTNSGDSENGPFAVIYTRSKSGANFIEHQRFQATRGHHCAVYQRADENYLIIDDSVLEL, from the exons ATGGCGGCTGGATTGAAATATTCGACTCTCTGTTTGGTTGCTAGCGCTGTGCATATTTTCCTTCATACAACGAACATCTTGGCCCAACGAAACACCATTTTATCACGGTGTGAAAACCTGACATCAAGTTGTGACGACCTAGAAGAAGATACTTGCGTTTACACCTTCCTCTTGCCGCGTGATGAACAGAAAGGGTGCATAGGTTTTCGGCGAAGTGTCATAATTCTGAGACAGCAGGACAAAGAAATCACCGCCCTGAAGGAGAAAGCCGAGAACTGCTTGGCGACACTTGTCGACCACGAATCCAAACTCGCCGACCTGGTCGAGTTCAAAGACCTCACCGAATATCAGGATCGGAAACAGTTTCGGAGACTTCAACGGCAGCAGGAAAGATGGGAGGAAGACCTGATTAGACAGCAATACATCATCGAAACCCACAAACGTGATATTGAGCACCTCTCCCTGGAGAAAGTCAGACAACAAAATGAGCTTGACAGACAAAATAAGAGAATTGAAGCTCTTGAACAGATCTTATCGTCGCTACAAGGATTAGGAACAG GAAGTGGTGTGCTCGTTCCAAACGTTGCTATGGAAACTCAATCGCAACAAACCCCGACCGTGAGCCCTGAATACGTGGATCAAACTGATTTCACGGAGTCCGTTTTCAATCTGACTGTTCACGACCCAATAAGAAGTATTATAATGTTTGAAATAAACTGCGTGTCTTACATCGCTTACGTCACTGCCAATGGAACTGACATTATGGTGTTTGAAAACTACACAGCAACGCCCTACCAACACATCAGCGCAGAGCCCGGGGACATAACCTATAACGGattaacttttttcaaaatggagGATCAATATTTCTTGACTGTCACCAACTGTCGCCTTGGAAACCATTGCATCTATCGTTGGGAAAATGGAACTTTTGAGGAGTTTCAAGTCATTTTCCTGAGCGGAATTCATTCGTGGGGTATTCACTATTTCCACACTCTCACGTCCCAGGGCAGAAAACATTTTCTCGTCCTTCCAAGTTTCTCAAAGTACGACACGCGTCTTTACTCCTACAAACACGACATCGACAGCGTCATCTTCGTTTGGAACGGCGAGCGTTTCGTCACTTTCCAAACGATTCCCACCAGCGGCGCCCGGTCTGTCGCTTCTGTCGCCATCGGTAACTACGTCTACATCTGCTTCGCGAACAGTTTTTCCGGGAAAGTCTGGCCGCGATACAAAGTGTACTCCGAAATTTACAAAATAGCCGTCAACGGGTTATCTTTTGCTAGACATCAGCTTCTCGAGTTACCCGGTGCATCGGCGATGGCTGTCGCTTTCCATTTCGGTGGGGAAACTTACCTGGTGGACGTCATGTGGCAAGGTGTGTACGGAGGTCTTTCGACCGACACGCCCATATACATCTGGGACGAAGACAGCGCCCAGTTCGTTCAACATCAAACCATCCAGACCCTAAATGCCCGGATGCTCTGTCCCTTCATCGTCAAGAACCAACTCTATTTCGTCGTAACTAACAGTGGAGACAGCGAGAATGGCCCATTCGCCGTTATCTACACGCGAAGTAAATCGGGGGCAAATTTTATTGAACACCAACGATTCCAGGCTACCAGGGGCCACCATTGCGCAGTTTATCAAAGAGCAGACGAGAATTATCTGATTATTGACGATTCTGTGCTAGAACTCTAA